The following DNA comes from Nocardioides panzhihuensis.
TCCTGCCATACCGGCGGGGTGCACATGTCGACGTAGATCTGCGAGCTGATCTTTCCGTTGGGCCGGTTGAACGCCGGAAAGTGGGCCGCGTCGTGGTGGGGGACCAGGGTGACCGAGTCCCAGTCGGCGACCCAGCCTCGCCCGGGGCGGGCGAACTCGGTGCCGACCGGGTGGCCGATCCACTCGCCGTGCTCGTCCTCACCGAGGTAGAGCCCGTCGAAGGACCAGTGAGGCCGGCCACCCCACTTCGTGAACTCGACACGAACAGGATGACCGGCCTCGAAGCGCATGGCGCTCAGTCTAGGAGGGCGGGCTGGCTTCAGCCGTTCTTCTTCGGCATCACGTACTTGGCCCCCAGTGCGATGAGGTCCTGGTAGCGCGAGCCGGTGAACTTGCCGAAGTTGTGGATCACGTGGGCGTCGAGGCCGACCAGCACGCGGGCCTGCTTCTTCTCGATGCCCTTGACGATGATCTCGGCGGCGCGGGCCGGCTCCATCTTGGCGAGCTTCTCGTCGAAGAACTTCGCGGTCGCGGCCTGGTCGTCCTTGGCCGAGACGCGGGCGCTGCGGGCGACCGCGGTCTTGATGCCGCCGGGGTGGACCGAGGTGACGCCGACGTTGTGACCGTCGATCAGCATCTCCTCGCGCAGCGCCTCGGTGAAGCCACGCACCGCGTACTTGGCGGCGTTGTAGAAGGCCTGGTCGGGCATGGAGACCAGCCCGAACAGCGAGGAGATGTTCACGATGTGCGCGTCGCCGGACTCGATCAGGGCCGGCAGGAAGAACTTCGTGCCGTGCACGACGCCCCACCAGTCGATGCCCATGATCCAGTCGATGTCCTCCCAGTCGAGGTCGTTGACCCGACCGGAGAGCGCGACGCCGGCGTTGTTGATCACCACGTTGACCGTGCCGAAGTGGGCGATGACACCCTCGGCGTACGTCTTGAAGGCCTCTCGGTCGGCCACGTCGAGCTTGTTCGACTTGATCCCGCGGGCGCCGGCCTGCTTGGCGAGCTCGACGG
Coding sequences within:
- a CDS encoding DUF402 domain-containing protein, producing MRFEAGHPVRVEFTKWGGRPHWSFDGLYLGEDEHGEWIGHPVGTEFARPGRGWVADWDSVTLVPHHDAAHFPAFNRPNGKISSQIYVDMCTPPVWQDSTVTCIDLDLDVVKKFDGSVYIDDQDEFEHHQIEYGYPPEIISMTEDSAERVYLAVKESQAPYDATPERWFEVLAGL
- a CDS encoding SDR family NAD(P)-dependent oxidoreductase, whose translation is MKSFDDKVVVLTGAGSGIGRALAVNLAGRGARLALSDVDEAGLAETVELAKQAGARGIKSNKLDVADREAFKTYAEGVIAHFGTVNVVINNAGVALSGRVNDLDWEDIDWIMGIDWWGVVHGTKFFLPALIESGDAHIVNISSLFGLVSMPDQAFYNAAKYAVRGFTEALREEMLIDGHNVGVTSVHPGGIKTAVARSARVSAKDDQAATAKFFDEKLAKMEPARAAEIIVKGIEKKQARVLVGLDAHVIHNFGKFTGSRYQDLIALGAKYVMPKKNG